CGCATCGGGCAGCACTTTAAAAATGACACCGAACAGTATCGTCACAACGGCGGTGCTGATGGCAAAGTTGAGTGCGCTGATCACATAGACACCTAAACCCGGCAGGAAACGGGTCAGCTGATCGCTCAGCGCCAGCACGACGCCATTGACGACCAGCGATACCAACAGCAGAAACCCCAGGCTCACTACTAAAGACGAAGATAAGAGTCGATCTTTGAGCAACTTGAGCCATCCTTGTTTTGGTTTGGCTTTGACACGCCAGATCAAGTTGACTGAATCCTGAATTTCAACAAAAATGCTGGTGGCACCGATTAGTAAGGTAACAATACCGATAACCAGGGCCGTACTGCTTTTACCCGATAACCCGACACTCTTGATCATATCCTGAATTTGCTTGGCCGCCTGATTACCGACCAATCCATTGATCTGTCCGAAAATCTGTCCTCGGATGGCTTCTTCCCCCAGAAAAATACCCGCCAGAGCGATCATCAGCACCAGTAAGGGAGCCAGCGAAAAAATAGTATAGTAGGCTAAGGCAGCACTGAGCTTCAGACAGCGATCGTCCAGAAAACCGTTTGCCGCATCGCGCAGTATATTCCAGGCACTGGCCCAAAATCCTTTCGTAGCCTGAGTAGGTTGGGCAGTTGTCGTGGTCATGGGTATAGAATCAGCGAACAGTTGTTTGTAGAAACGGGTCAATAAGTTGCTCATGGGCCATTGGGGTAACAATCGGATATCCAAAAAACGGGTCAGGTCGGCGTCCTTTTCCGGGATCAGTGTGCCATTCTCTCGCTGGCAGAACCTCACCAAAACCGAGTTGTTACAGAACAGAGCCGAAATCCAGGTAAATGACCGTTAGCTGCGTATATAGAGTGATTAGCGCGTGTGCAGGCAGTAGAGGCAATGCCACGCAGCACGAGCAACCACACCTGCCCGGTTGAGTTGTGGTTTAGGGACGACCTTACTGGTGTGGCGAATCACCTGCTCAACTTCCAGGTTCGATCGGCAGCGTAGGACTGACGGCACCCTCACGTATGCTGCCGGGACAGGTGCATAATGATTCGTTGAGCAATCTACAAGGACGACTCGTCAGGCCGGTAGGGTTCAGTATGCCCGCCCATTCCGATACCAGCCGCTGTGGTGGACGCACCCGTCGAATCGGAACGTTCATGGCGGCTTTCGATCGAGGTACGTTCAATGGCTATCTCTTCTCGTCGCAAATTGATGGTCTGGTTTTCAATCGTTTGTACCTGCCGCGTCGTCACCCGAATTTCTTCCACCAGCCGGATCCGTTTAACCAGGACATATTCTTCCTTGAGGACTGGATAGATGATCGTATCGCCCTCCTGACGCGTGACCGGAGCCTCATCGACCAGCTCATTGATCAGTACCCGCTCAACCATGATCTGATCGGCAGTCAGCGGAATCTGAACCTCCTGTTGATCCTGATGCACCGTTTTCACCAGCCGAACCTGCCCGGTTTCCACCAATCGCTTGCCGATTGTGATCGTTTCCTCAATAACGGGTATACGCTCAACGGGTTGGTTCGTGACAACGGGCTGATCGGACGCGTCTCCATCTGGTTGAGGTGATTGAGCAGAAGTACTGGACGTAGTAAAGGATTCCTGAGGTATCATTACGTAAGGGTGCAGCGCCCCGTTAGCTAATTCTAGTAAAAAAACGGGGCATCCAGTTATGATGCGCCGGTTGACTAAGGACACATCCTGTAAAAATGGTGCCATCAAGGAAAATAGTAGCTTCCAGCGCCTTGTCAATCGAACGGGTAGCAACACGCGATGAGAAACGAGGCACAAGCTGAGGAAAAAGTGCCCCGTGCCTGGGGAATCGACAGCATGAGCTTCCTAACTTTCACCTGGTCCCTCGGTTGCAGAAACAAAGTCTGGCTTAATGGCTGGCGATTGACCGGATGACACCTATTGAATCAATGAAAACAGTACTAATCGCTCTAAGTATTTCGCTGGGTTTGTTTTATTCGACCGATACGCTGGCCCAAACACCCGCCCTTAAGGAGAAGATGTCGGTAACGGATCGCATGGCCAAGGCCCGAGCGGCTAAGGCCGAAAAAAAAATCAACCCGCCGGTGGGTAACCCAGAAAAAGCATCCCCGGCTGATTATAAAGCGCCAATCGACAAGGTGCTTAAAGGGCCCAACGGTGAAGTGGTTCACGATGGCGAACGAGGTGGCAAGTTCTACATCAACAGGAATGGCAATAAGACCTATTTAAGCAGTAATCAGTGACGAAACCAGGTTCTGTAGGCTGGCCCTAACGCGCATTTTCCGCCTGGGTTCGTGATGAGTCACAGAATTCTACAGTATGGG
This DNA window, taken from Spirosoma agri, encodes the following:
- a CDS encoding YihY/virulence factor BrkB family protein; translated protein: MSNLLTRFYKQLFADSIPMTTTTAQPTQATKGFWASAWNILRDAANGFLDDRCLKLSAALAYYTIFSLAPLLVLMIALAGIFLGEEAIRGQIFGQINGLVGNQAAKQIQDMIKSVGLSGKSSTALVIGIVTLLIGATSIFVEIQDSVNLIWRVKAKPKQGWLKLLKDRLLSSSLVVSLGFLLLVSLVVNGVVLALSDQLTRFLPGLGVYVISALNFAISTAVVTILFGVIFKVLPDAKISWKDVRWGAIFTALLFMLGRYLIGLYIETTGTESTYGAAGSLIVILTWIYYTAAILYFGAEFTQAYANQLGIKIEPADNAVYIEQTEREREVSAIPIQQKVAQTRK
- a CDS encoding YsnF/AvaK domain-containing protein → MIPQESFTTSSTSAQSPQPDGDASDQPVVTNQPVERIPVIEETITIGKRLVETGQVRLVKTVHQDQQEVQIPLTADQIMVERVLINELVDEAPVTRQEGDTIIYPVLKEEYVLVKRIRLVEEIRVTTRQVQTIENQTINLRREEIAIERTSIESRHERSDSTGASTTAAGIGMGGHTEPYRPDESSL